One window of the Parasphingopyxis algicola genome contains the following:
- a CDS encoding nuclear transport factor 2 family protein, whose translation MNLSDHMAIQSHLAKYCILVDMGEPAQIAELFWDDARLEFDGEFNGADEIRRCFENWAEEMRDPIEGLRHLLHIPYVQIDGDRASSVSYADADGHVRRSGKPIQNRAMYVDTLGKRDGVWKFEERKIVWMRGLKEPSSPSGE comes from the coding sequence GTGAACCTATCCGATCACATGGCCATTCAGAGCCACCTCGCGAAGTATTGCATCCTGGTCGATATGGGTGAGCCTGCTCAGATAGCCGAACTTTTCTGGGATGATGCGCGCCTCGAATTCGATGGGGAATTCAACGGCGCGGACGAGATCAGGCGATGTTTTGAAAACTGGGCCGAGGAGATGCGCGACCCGATCGAGGGGCTGCGCCATCTCTTGCACATTCCGTATGTTCAGATCGATGGTGATCGTGCGAGTTCGGTTTCGTACGCCGATGCCGATGGCCATGTGCGGCGCAGCGGAAAGCCTATTCAGAATCGCGCGATGTATGTCGATACGCTCGGAAAGCGCGACGGCGTGTGGAAGTTCGAAGAGCGCAAGATCGTCTGGATGCGGGGACTGAAGGAGCCGAGTTCCCCGTCCGGGGAATAG
- a CDS encoding NAD(P)/FAD-dependent oxidoreductase gives MNSLSTDPVRSTPLWTTTASVQFAADPLAGDIDADVVVIGGGYTGLSAAYHLAKAGKSVALLERGCIAAGASGRNAAGWIPGWPGPGPDDVERVLGKEKGRRLNQMIADASREFPLFVEEHRLDPEFRKSGVAMCAPSAALAKRLHMIADQWRRFGISIDEVSPENVSALTGTSAFSDAAIYRNAGTLNPVNYCRGMASLAVGAGAGVYERSAVTEIARENGFWRVRSREGSVKARYAIAATGAYSDDPFVKLTASQYKIPLMVFASKPAPEIANMLMTGALPIASNHPLRLFWLMQDGAGRLVGSMLYPSNSNQSFTELASRFERHLKAYYPDMPLPEWDHAWSGYLDVVPGRVVQILELAPGLLAPLGYSGSGSIAAFGLGKELAKAIGHDDLESCAVPITRPPRICARRMIPWITRKIIAPVFG, from the coding sequence GTGAACAGCCTTTCGACTGATCCTGTCAGATCCACGCCTTTATGGACGACCACTGCGTCCGTGCAGTTTGCCGCTGATCCCCTTGCCGGGGATATCGACGCCGATGTTGTTGTTATCGGAGGCGGATATACCGGTTTATCCGCGGCATATCATTTGGCCAAAGCAGGGAAGTCGGTGGCCCTCCTCGAGCGGGGCTGCATCGCAGCTGGCGCGTCGGGGCGCAACGCGGCGGGCTGGATACCCGGCTGGCCAGGACCCGGCCCTGACGATGTAGAGCGCGTGCTCGGCAAGGAAAAAGGTCGGCGGCTCAATCAGATGATTGCGGACGCTTCCAGAGAATTTCCGCTGTTCGTCGAAGAGCACCGGCTGGATCCCGAGTTCCGGAAATCGGGTGTCGCAATGTGCGCGCCGTCCGCTGCGCTGGCCAAACGGCTTCACATGATCGCCGATCAATGGCGGCGCTTCGGCATTTCGATCGACGAGGTTTCGCCGGAAAACGTCTCTGCGCTGACCGGAACGTCTGCCTTTTCCGACGCGGCGATCTATCGCAACGCCGGCACACTCAACCCTGTCAATTATTGCCGCGGGATGGCCTCACTTGCCGTCGGAGCCGGTGCCGGAGTTTACGAAAGATCGGCCGTTACCGAGATTGCTCGGGAAAACGGTTTTTGGCGCGTGAGATCGCGCGAGGGCTCGGTGAAAGCGCGCTACGCGATCGCCGCGACGGGCGCTTATAGCGACGATCCCTTCGTCAAGCTGACCGCCAGCCAGTACAAGATACCGCTCATGGTCTTCGCATCCAAACCGGCGCCGGAGATTGCGAACATGCTGATGACGGGCGCATTGCCAATCGCCAGCAATCATCCGCTCCGGCTTTTCTGGCTCATGCAGGATGGCGCAGGCCGGCTCGTCGGATCGATGCTTTATCCATCAAATAGCAACCAATCCTTTACCGAACTTGCGAGCCGGTTCGAGAGGCATCTCAAGGCCTATTATCCCGACATGCCTTTGCCGGAATGGGACCATGCCTGGAGCGGCTATCTGGACGTTGTGCCGGGTCGCGTCGTCCAGATTCTGGAATTGGCACCGGGGTTACTCGCGCCGCTCGGATATTCCGGAAGCGGATCGATTGCGGCGTTCGGTTTGGGGAAAGAGCTCGCCAAAGCGATCGGCCACGACGATCTTGAAAGCTGTGCGGTTCCGATAACGCGTCCACCGCGCATCTGCGCACGGCGGATGATTCCCTGGATCACACGGAAAATCATCGCTCCCGTTTTTGGTTGA
- a CDS encoding RidA family protein: MHLERVHVSDDAERQLGFSQAVKVGETLWVSGAVSWDENLNPLHVGDMVGQMRQIYGALGELLKRFDRGMDAIVKETVFATDLDLALKNTEVRRDFFPDDKFPASTWVEVKRLAHPDLLLEVEIVAQL, from the coding sequence ATGCATTTGGAACGCGTTCATGTCTCAGACGATGCAGAGAGACAATTGGGATTTTCGCAGGCGGTCAAGGTTGGCGAGACCCTCTGGGTTTCCGGGGCGGTAAGCTGGGATGAAAACCTGAATCCGCTCCACGTCGGCGACATGGTCGGCCAGATGCGCCAGATATACGGCGCATTGGGCGAACTGCTCAAGCGCTTCGATCGGGGCATGGATGCGATCGTCAAAGAGACGGTCTTTGCGACCGATCTCGATCTAGCGTTAAAGAACACGGAAGTTCGTCGCGATTTTTTCCCCGACGACAAGTTTCCCGCCTCGACCTGGGTCGAGGTTAAGCGGCTGGCCCATCCGGACCTTCTGCTTGAGGTCGAGATCGTCGCCCAGCTCTGA
- a CDS encoding efflux RND transporter periplasmic adaptor subunit translates to MALLISACSGGGGEETEPPARPVKLIEVSTSDDIRTQNLPAVIEAARSSDLTFEISGTLQQLLVREGDNVRQGQVIARLDPRTYQNDLATARAEFNNAEAEYQRAARLVAEDAIAQNVYEQRRTAREVARAQLDTARVRMGDTALRAPFSGVIARTYVERFENIGAQQEIVTLQTQGRAHAVVQVPATLVANSGQIQPLESVLTLDAAPEVSIPVSIYSTSTQADPSTQTFEVRFNFQPPSGVLILPGMTGTIRTRLSLETADIDDEGISVPLAAILSDGDDRYVWMVDEENMTVSRRNVTTRSANGEVLTITNGLSEGDTIVGAGASYLHEGMRIRPYEE, encoded by the coding sequence GTGGCTTTGCTGATTTCGGCTTGTTCGGGTGGTGGCGGTGAAGAGACTGAACCGCCGGCTCGCCCGGTAAAGCTGATCGAGGTTTCGACGAGCGACGATATTCGTACGCAGAACCTGCCGGCTGTTATAGAGGCGGCGCGCTCGTCCGATCTTACGTTCGAGATTAGTGGTACGCTGCAGCAATTGCTCGTGCGCGAGGGCGACAATGTTCGCCAAGGGCAGGTAATCGCGCGGCTCGATCCACGCACCTATCAAAACGATCTCGCCACGGCGCGGGCCGAGTTCAACAATGCCGAGGCCGAGTATCAGCGCGCGGCCCGGCTCGTGGCCGAGGATGCGATTGCGCAAAACGTATATGAACAGCGCCGCACCGCTCGCGAAGTCGCACGCGCACAGCTCGATACGGCACGTGTCCGGATGGGCGATACGGCGCTGCGTGCGCCCTTCTCCGGCGTCATCGCCCGGACCTATGTCGAGCGGTTCGAGAATATCGGCGCGCAACAGGAAATCGTGACGCTGCAAACGCAGGGCAGAGCGCATGCCGTGGTACAAGTTCCGGCTACTCTGGTCGCAAATTCGGGTCAGATTCAGCCGCTCGAAAGCGTGCTGACGCTGGACGCGGCTCCTGAGGTCAGCATTCCGGTTTCGATCTATTCGACATCGACCCAGGCCGACCCGTCGACCCAGACGTTCGAGGTAAGGTTCAATTTCCAGCCGCCATCGGGCGTCCTGATCCTGCCCGGCATGACCGGGACGATCCGGACGCGCCTGTCGCTGGAAACGGCCGATATCGACGATGAGGGCATATCCGTGCCGCTGGCGGCCATCCTTTCGGACGGCGACGATCGCTATGTCTGGATGGTCGACGAGGAGAATATGACCGTATCGCGGCGGAACGTTACAACGCGGTCTGCCAATGGCGAGGTGCTGACGATCACCAATGGCCTTAGCGAAGGCGATACGATCGTCGGTGCCGGTGCCTCCTATCTGCATGAGGGTATGCGGATCAGGCCCTACGAAGAATAG
- a CDS encoding aromatic ring-hydroxylating oxygenase subunit alpha has product MRSEIELPNGNPDTRLGTLLPAEGENGVFAESWYPVCLSSEVQAGQIRGETFLDGKIIIFRGEDGVARAMSAYCPHVGADLSVGAVVGNNVQCAFHLWEYDGSGTCVKTFIGDPAPKKARLFKFPTQECYGIIWVFNGEKPHWNIPEFEVPDDKITFRSYRFPDYFNCDPWVFAANTPDMQHFKAVHGAQFAIDDPHANVDWDDWGFRYKIIAAHQKGIPIEWTLGIRGTSLFWQEGPYGDFWIGGLVGFGLPVVGKHEVFAVLALENVEDESLVEERFETAEALMHRTVGEDSDILNTIHYRPGTLTKGDTTLSRYLKFLRAYPRSHASGPFIK; this is encoded by the coding sequence GTGCGCAGTGAGATTGAGTTGCCAAACGGCAATCCGGACACGCGGCTGGGCACCTTGCTGCCGGCGGAAGGCGAGAACGGGGTCTTTGCGGAATCCTGGTACCCGGTCTGCCTGTCTTCGGAAGTGCAAGCCGGTCAGATCAGGGGCGAAACATTCCTCGACGGCAAGATCATCATTTTCCGCGGCGAGGATGGCGTTGCTCGCGCGATGAGCGCCTATTGCCCTCATGTCGGCGCCGATCTCAGCGTTGGCGCCGTGGTGGGCAATAACGTCCAATGTGCCTTCCACCTTTGGGAATATGACGGCTCGGGAACATGCGTGAAGACTTTTATCGGCGATCCTGCGCCGAAAAAGGCGCGGCTGTTCAAATTTCCGACCCAGGAATGTTACGGAATCATATGGGTGTTCAACGGCGAAAAGCCGCATTGGAACATACCCGAATTCGAAGTGCCGGACGACAAGATCACGTTCCGGTCATACCGGTTCCCGGACTATTTCAACTGCGATCCCTGGGTCTTTGCGGCGAACACGCCGGACATGCAGCATTTCAAGGCGGTCCATGGTGCGCAATTTGCGATCGACGACCCGCATGCGAACGTTGATTGGGACGACTGGGGTTTTCGCTACAAGATCATCGCCGCGCATCAAAAGGGTATTCCGATTGAATGGACACTCGGTATTCGCGGAACATCGCTCTTTTGGCAGGAAGGCCCCTATGGCGATTTCTGGATCGGTGGACTGGTCGGCTTTGGATTGCCGGTCGTTGGCAAACATGAGGTATTTGCGGTTCTCGCATTGGAAAATGTCGAGGACGAAAGTCTCGTGGAGGAGCGTTTCGAAACAGCCGAAGCGCTGATGCACCGCACGGTCGGCGAAGACAGCGACATATTGAACACCATACATTATCGGCCCGGAACCCTGACCAAAGGCGATACGACGCTTAGCCGGTATCTGAAATTCCTGCGCGCCTATCCGCGTAGTCACGCATCCGGACCGTTCATCAAATAG
- a CDS encoding alpha-ketoacid dehydrogenase subunit alpha/beta, with amino-acid sequence MNHIANEPEISADTAIDIFRTMYRIQATDQRIQQELAAGNLQFQYYPCGGQEAIPAAIAPSLQNDDLAVITYRCIHDIVAKGTPIRDILAEMFGKETGTSKGKGGPMHLSDPHSGLMVTTGIVGAGAPIASGIALGEQLKGTGRIVTCSFGDGAANIGAVHEALNLAALWQLPVVFICQNNLYAEYTSFERSTRSESIADRARGYGMPGERVDGTDPFLVYQAADRAITRAREGGGPTLLECVAHRLQGHSFGSDEAHMNAEALEAARAQTPLQLYRTQLLEQEIATDDLLTEIEAAADAEVTDALDFAHISKSPDDDELMIDIFDDPDHLPFDRPATDRQYSLPSAAGRSITYGAAINEALDQALAQDENVILLGEDIEDPAGGIVKATAGLSTKYGNERVRGTPISEQAIVGAAIGASLVGLRPVAEVMIVDFAMVCMDQIANHAAKLRYMSGGRTGVPITLRMLTAGNVGSFGAQHSQSLEAWFAHIPGLKIVAPSNAADAKGLLLSCIDDPDPCIVLESMRCYFTPGEVPVEPYKIPLGQADIARPGKDVTIISYGWAVIEALAAAEILAENGIDAEVIDLRSIVPLDMETVCRSVEKTGRALITHAAVEFCGFGAELAARIQQETWKKLKAPVKRVGARYSPVPFTQSLEAEHFPNANSIAQAARALNAFA; translated from the coding sequence GTGAATCACATAGCCAATGAACCCGAAATCTCTGCCGATACGGCAATCGACATTTTTCGAACGATGTACCGGATCCAAGCGACCGATCAGCGGATCCAGCAGGAACTGGCCGCTGGCAATCTGCAGTTCCAATATTATCCTTGCGGCGGTCAGGAAGCCATCCCGGCTGCCATCGCTCCATCGCTTCAGAATGACGATTTGGCGGTCATCACCTATCGCTGCATTCACGATATTGTCGCGAAAGGAACGCCGATCCGGGACATCCTCGCCGAGATGTTCGGCAAGGAGACCGGCACGTCAAAGGGAAAAGGCGGCCCCATGCATCTCTCCGATCCGCATTCGGGGCTGATGGTCACGACCGGGATCGTCGGAGCGGGTGCGCCGATCGCAAGCGGGATCGCGCTTGGCGAGCAGCTCAAGGGAACCGGGCGGATTGTGACATGCAGTTTTGGAGATGGGGCTGCCAATATCGGCGCCGTTCACGAGGCGCTCAACCTCGCCGCGCTTTGGCAACTGCCCGTGGTCTTCATATGTCAGAACAATCTCTATGCCGAATATACGAGTTTCGAACGCTCGACCCGGAGCGAGAGTATCGCCGATCGCGCACGCGGATATGGCATGCCGGGAGAGCGCGTCGACGGCACCGATCCGTTTCTCGTCTACCAAGCGGCCGATCGCGCCATCACACGGGCCCGAGAGGGCGGTGGGCCGACCTTGCTCGAATGCGTAGCGCACCGTTTGCAGGGACACAGCTTCGGATCGGATGAAGCGCATATGAATGCGGAAGCGCTGGAGGCAGCGCGCGCGCAGACGCCGTTGCAGCTGTACCGAACACAGTTGCTTGAACAGGAGATAGCAACCGACGATCTGCTGACCGAGATCGAGGCGGCGGCCGACGCTGAAGTGACGGACGCGCTGGATTTTGCGCATATCTCGAAATCGCCTGATGATGACGAATTGATGATCGATATTTTCGACGATCCCGACCATCTTCCCTTCGATCGCCCCGCAACCGACCGACAATATTCACTACCATCTGCAGCCGGACGCTCGATCACTTATGGAGCGGCGATCAACGAAGCCCTGGACCAGGCGCTGGCTCAAGACGAGAATGTCATCCTTCTCGGAGAAGATATCGAAGACCCTGCGGGCGGCATCGTGAAGGCGACCGCCGGCCTGTCGACCAAATATGGGAATGAAAGGGTCAGAGGCACGCCGATTTCCGAACAAGCCATTGTCGGCGCAGCGATCGGCGCGAGCCTTGTCGGGTTGCGTCCGGTTGCCGAGGTGATGATCGTCGATTTCGCTATGGTGTGCATGGATCAGATCGCTAATCACGCCGCCAAACTCCGCTACATGTCCGGCGGCAGAACGGGCGTGCCGATCACCCTGCGCATGCTGACGGCTGGTAATGTCGGCTCCTTTGGCGCTCAGCACAGCCAATCGCTCGAAGCATGGTTCGCCCATATACCGGGGCTCAAGATCGTAGCACCCAGCAACGCGGCCGATGCCAAGGGGTTGCTGCTATCCTGTATAGACGATCCGGACCCGTGCATCGTGTTGGAGTCGATGCGCTGTTACTTCACGCCTGGCGAGGTTCCGGTCGAACCCTATAAGATACCTTTGGGCCAGGCCGACATCGCCCGTCCCGGCAAGGATGTGACGATTATTTCATACGGATGGGCGGTGATCGAAGCGCTGGCTGCAGCCGAAATTCTGGCCGAAAACGGGATCGATGCGGAGGTCATCGATCTTCGGTCAATCGTACCGCTGGATATGGAAACCGTCTGCCGGTCCGTCGAGAAAACCGGACGGGCATTGATCACCCATGCAGCCGTTGAATTTTGCGGGTTCGGCGCAGAGTTGGCTGCCCGCATTCAGCAAGAGACATGGAAAAAACTCAAGGCGCCGGTCAAACGGGTTGGAGCTCGCTATTCGCCAGTCCCTTTCACGCAATCACTGGAAGCCGAGCATTTCCCGAACGCCAACAGTATCGCGCAAGCGGCACGGGCACTGAACGCGTTCGCCTGA
- a CDS encoding TetR/AcrR family transcriptional regulator → MTGLRERSKQKRRQTILSAAEALIRKNGYSQTTIDEIAGAADVSVGTLYSYFGSKGGVLSALMLPIVDHMEEKAARIIASPPKRGVDAVAAIFEAYRFSDDWKSLNILAAFDAYSTDRADSALDDIKTAFERVKKRQLRELLEKLAEQGVFPDSLDFDDVVALLYMLLISHFEDYLAARGEMHYEEMIVNMQRRLRVMFECWETQDTE, encoded by the coding sequence GTGACCGGGCTTCGTGAGCGTTCCAAGCAGAAGCGCCGCCAGACCATATTATCGGCGGCGGAAGCGCTAATTCGGAAAAATGGATATAGCCAGACGACGATCGACGAGATCGCCGGAGCGGCCGATGTGAGCGTCGGTACCCTCTATTCCTATTTTGGCTCAAAGGGTGGGGTTTTAAGCGCCCTGATGCTGCCAATTGTCGATCATATGGAAGAGAAAGCCGCACGTATCATTGCGAGCCCGCCAAAAAGGGGAGTGGATGCCGTTGCCGCCATTTTCGAGGCGTATCGCTTTAGCGATGACTGGAAATCGCTCAACATCCTGGCTGCCTTCGATGCCTATTCGACGGATCGTGCCGACTCAGCCCTGGACGATATCAAAACCGCGTTTGAGCGCGTAAAGAAACGTCAATTGCGAGAGCTTCTTGAAAAGCTCGCAGAACAGGGTGTTTTCCCGGATTCACTGGATTTCGATGATGTCGTGGCGCTCTTGTACATGCTCCTGATTTCGCATTTCGAGGACTATTTGGCCGCCCGAGGCGAGATGCATTACGAGGAGATGATCGTGAACATGCAGCGCAGATTGCGTGTGATGTTCGAATGCTGGGAAACTCAAGATACGGAGTAA
- a CDS encoding SRPBCC family protein, translating into MSIGMREQVFLHATHIIDAPVDRVWAILGDFAHSELGKGFVRELVGDGNEVGAVRTLHIAEEFGGGTIVERQAARDESGCYYAYEILDYGPMPFDDYYGSAHAIPTGPRSTSVIWTNRYTAPAGDAEEFRQRSLAILNVLEGNMRRLVKDEPADNPSSEARKDCP; encoded by the coding sequence TTGAGCATCGGGATGCGAGAGCAGGTTTTCCTCCACGCAACCCATATCATAGATGCACCGGTCGATCGCGTGTGGGCGATTTTGGGAGACTTCGCGCACTCCGAATTGGGTAAGGGCTTCGTGCGTGAACTTGTTGGCGATGGCAATGAGGTCGGCGCCGTCCGGACCCTGCATATCGCCGAGGAATTTGGCGGCGGCACCATCGTCGAGCGACAAGCCGCGCGAGACGAGAGCGGCTGTTACTATGCTTATGAAATCCTCGATTATGGACCGATGCCCTTCGACGACTATTATGGGTCCGCGCACGCGATACCGACCGGGCCTCGTTCGACATCGGTGATCTGGACGAACCGCTACACCGCACCGGCTGGCGATGCCGAAGAATTCAGACAGCGATCGCTCGCTATTCTCAATGTGTTAGAAGGCAATATGCGGCGCCTCGTAAAAGACGAGCCGGCAGATAACCCGTCTTCAGAAGCCAGAAAGGACTGCCCGTGA
- a CDS encoding biotin/lipoyl-containing protein, with product MASMTLKMPKLAVSMQEGTLVEWLVGAGEAVSVGQAIYAVESEKTTFEVESPFGGTITPIAEVGETYPVGSSIAKIEV from the coding sequence ATGGCCAGCATGACGCTCAAAATGCCAAAACTGGCCGTGTCGATGCAGGAAGGCACGCTCGTCGAATGGCTGGTTGGCGCGGGAGAAGCCGTGTCCGTAGGTCAGGCGATCTATGCCGTCGAATCGGAAAAAACGACATTCGAGGTGGAAAGCCCGTTCGGCGGTACGATAACGCCAATCGCGGAGGTAGGCGAAACCTACCCGGTCGGCTCATCGATCGCAAAGATCGAGGTTTGA
- a CDS encoding SRPBCC family protein, with amino-acid sequence MVQAIIAKRIEAPASKVWALVNWKGCEALMPIPGQMENVRFEGDGVGARRIFEVNKERLGGGFIAEELVSIDTDRMFYEYCMPDNGPLPWTDYKGEIRVTPCGPDACAIKFTVDITPVDISDEECRNIFITHCLMDVARIREYLAEPAS; translated from the coding sequence ATGGTTCAGGCAATTATCGCCAAGCGCATTGAGGCGCCGGCCAGCAAGGTCTGGGCGCTGGTCAACTGGAAAGGCTGCGAAGCCTTGATGCCGATACCGGGCCAGATGGAAAATGTTCGTTTCGAAGGAGACGGTGTCGGCGCGCGGCGGATATTCGAAGTCAACAAGGAGCGGCTCGGCGGCGGTTTCATCGCCGAGGAGCTTGTTTCGATCGATACGGACAGGATGTTCTACGAATATTGCATGCCGGACAACGGTCCACTGCCATGGACCGACTATAAGGGCGAGATCAGGGTGACGCCCTGTGGCCCCGATGCCTGCGCGATAAAATTCACCGTGGACATAACACCGGTCGACATTTCGGACGAAGAGTGCCGCAATATCTTCATCACCCATTGCCTGATGGATGTCGCGCGCATTCGGGAATATCTGGCCGAACCGGCGAGCTGA
- a CDS encoding TonB-dependent receptor yields the protein MLGPLAAFAQPLQAQAEADGTQAQSGFGAIVVTARRREETLQETPISITTFDADALVDRGISNLSGIGDFTPNLVFDQGTGNTGGSTSSQIYIRGIGQADFLFTTEPGVGIYVDGVYLPRSIGSIMDLVDLERVEVLRGPQGTLFGKNSVGGAVNIVTRRPQPEFGGRVSATYGSFDRVDIGGSVNLPLVTDTLLASVAFSSRDRDGYVRRVNDGTRLGGINSTGLRGQLLWKPSPNFDILVAADYTRKREDSIANTLIDVDQSGSLIGLYNGLVAPALGTIYDDRFISSDPFVSFGTGFNQSDLDLWGISSTATLELGAVTIKSITAYREQDAVFGADSDHSPIRYFEQSVLDEQEQFSQELQISGTAIDDRLDWIVGAMYFHESGFDQYRVVFAPGLFDALEALPPGIIPGLGGAGNPIHPALDFDGLLTSRINNDSYSAYGHFSFDITDRLSVSGGLRYTSDEKDFDSRFDRLSAGVTTHDVETGDSWNAWTPRIGVEYDWSDDLMTYASVARGFKSGGFNGRPTTEFVARTPFAPEFVWTYELGFNSMFADRRVILNGAAFYSDYSNLQLLSITSDPQGGIVALVENAGKARIMGFELELTAMPVPGLRFDAGLGYLDAEYRQLDASVNTITLSDDLVKTPEWSLSLGAEYTADLSDDWQLTIRGDYAYRSTVQHVADNNPLLEQSGYGVFNARLAFGPSDESWELAVFGTNIGDELYITNGLSQADTLGTTDVSYGRPREWGVSVSARF from the coding sequence ATGCTGGGGCCGCTGGCCGCTTTTGCCCAGCCGCTCCAGGCGCAAGCAGAAGCCGATGGTACACAAGCCCAAAGCGGATTTGGCGCGATTGTCGTTACCGCGCGCAGGCGCGAGGAAACGCTTCAGGAAACGCCGATTTCGATAACGACATTCGATGCGGACGCACTGGTCGACCGCGGCATTTCCAACCTCTCAGGTATCGGCGATTTCACGCCGAACCTCGTTTTCGACCAAGGCACTGGCAACACAGGCGGCAGCACGTCGTCGCAGATCTACATCCGCGGCATTGGCCAGGCCGATTTCCTGTTCACGACCGAGCCCGGCGTCGGCATCTATGTCGATGGCGTGTATCTGCCGCGCTCGATCGGCTCGATCATGGATCTGGTCGATCTCGAACGGGTAGAGGTTCTTCGCGGACCCCAAGGAACGCTCTTCGGAAAGAACAGTGTCGGCGGTGCGGTGAATATCGTCACGCGGCGTCCGCAACCGGAGTTTGGCGGTCGGGTTTCCGCAACATATGGATCTTTCGATCGTGTGGACATTGGTGGTTCGGTGAACCTTCCGCTTGTCACGGACACTCTGCTCGCGAGCGTCGCCTTTTCATCGCGGGATCGGGATGGCTACGTCCGGCGTGTCAATGACGGGACGAGACTGGGCGGCATCAATTCAACAGGATTGCGCGGACAGCTGCTTTGGAAGCCCTCTCCCAATTTCGATATTCTTGTCGCCGCCGATTATACGCGAAAGCGCGAGGACAGCATCGCCAATACGCTGATCGATGTCGATCAGTCCGGCAGCCTCATCGGGCTCTATAACGGGCTTGTCGCGCCGGCACTGGGGACGATTTACGATGACCGGTTCATCTCAAGCGATCCGTTCGTCAGCTTCGGTACGGGGTTCAATCAGAGCGATCTGGACCTGTGGGGCATTTCCTCCACGGCTACCCTCGAGCTCGGCGCTGTCACGATCAAGTCGATAACCGCCTATCGGGAGCAGGATGCGGTATTTGGGGCAGACTCTGACCATTCACCGATCCGATATTTCGAGCAGTCGGTTCTCGACGAACAGGAACAGTTCTCGCAAGAATTGCAGATATCGGGCACGGCCATCGACGATCGGCTCGATTGGATCGTCGGCGCGATGTATTTCCATGAAAGCGGTTTCGATCAATATCGAGTCGTCTTCGCACCGGGGCTTTTCGACGCGCTGGAAGCACTGCCGCCGGGGATCATCCCAGGTCTTGGTGGCGCGGGGAATCCGATCCACCCGGCGCTTGATTTCGACGGGCTGCTCACATCCCGGATCAACAATGACAGCTATTCGGCTTATGGCCATTTCAGCTTCGACATCACTGACCGGCTCAGCGTTTCCGGCGGCTTGCGATACACATCGGACGAGAAAGATTTCGATTCCCGCTTCGATCGCCTTTCGGCCGGCGTGACGACGCACGACGTGGAAACCGGAGATAGCTGGAACGCATGGACACCCAGAATCGGCGTCGAATATGATTGGTCGGACGATCTGATGACCTATGCGTCGGTGGCGCGCGGGTTCAAATCGGGTGGCTTCAACGGTCGGCCAACCACCGAATTTGTCGCGCGAACGCCCTTCGCCCCGGAATTCGTCTGGACCTATGAGCTGGGTTTCAACTCGATGTTCGCCGACCGCCGCGTCATTCTCAACGGCGCTGCGTTTTACAGCGACTATTCCAACTTGCAGCTGTTGAGCATCACCTCGGATCCGCAAGGTGGGATCGTCGCCCTGGTAGAAAACGCCGGCAAAGCACGGATCATGGGCTTTGAGTTGGAGTTGACGGCAATGCCTGTTCCGGGTCTGCGCTTCGATGCCGGCCTCGGCTATCTCGACGCGGAGTACCGGCAGCTGGACGCCAGCGTCAATACGATCACCTTGAGCGATGATCTCGTCAAAACGCCGGAGTGGAGCCTTTCGCTCGGTGCCGAATATACAGCGGACCTCTCAGACGATTGGCAACTCACAATACGTGGCGACTACGCCTACCGATCCACCGTCCAGCACGTCGCCGACAACAATCCGCTGCTCGAACAATCGGGCTATGGTGTTTTCAATGCCCGCCTTGCCTTTGGGCCGTCGGACGAAAGTTGGGAGCTGGCCGTTTTCGGGACCAACATCGGCGACGAACTCTACATTACCAATGGCCTGAGCCAGGCCGACACGCTCGGTACCACCGATGTCAGCTATGGCCGCCCCCGCGAATGGGGCGTGAGTGTAAGCGCGAGGTTTTGA